The following proteins are encoded in a genomic region of Acetobacter oryzoeni:
- a CDS encoding polysaccharide biosynthesis protein translates to MASQHSQPLHRNPRLRPVNRIAVNILLDGVLAALAAPLARWLAAPQDGLLHPLWFLVGGAITLLVSGVPFRMPQQYWRFSGVSDLLGIAGASIASSVLFSCGLVAVGFPLPSLTFPIIYALVLLVMLGGLRVGYRLAHRIALRRANLRRVVLIGADTVADLYLRALERNPEAGIRVVGLVALGTHQAGRRIHNVPILGHVEDIGAILDRLAKNNVLPESLVVTDPSFRGRALTNVLDAAAVHGISVLRTPALTDLTPAERVQLRPVPLEDLLNRPQVPLDREGMERLVGNHTVLVTGAGGTIGSELVRQIALLGPERLILLDHGEFELWQIDVELADCAPHVPREVVVADVRDEARLDEVMARFRPELVFHAAALKHVPIVEANPAEGLLTNVHGTRVVADTASRHGAQAMVVISTDKAVNPSSLMGASKRAAEMYCQALDVRARASGKSDAMRCVTVRFGNVLGSTGSVVPLFRRQLERGGPLTVTHPEMRRYFMTVPEAVGLVLQASVRGMRHTDGSGTDDLLRHGGIFVLDMGEPVRIVDLARQMIHMAGLRPDEDVTIRFTGLRPGEKLYEELFHGREAPVPTDEPGLLMATPRLVDLEQIRQAVDQITAYAREGDVQAALRILALLVPEFDHNPAGEVRALAPESAASGAMAAGVVHSGQAQADGNEQVAL, encoded by the coding sequence ATGGCATCACAACACTCTCAGCCCCTGCACCGTAATCCGCGCCTGCGCCCTGTAAACAGGATAGCCGTAAATATCCTGTTGGATGGCGTATTGGCAGCCTTGGCAGCACCTCTGGCACGGTGGTTGGCAGCCCCGCAAGATGGGTTGCTGCATCCACTCTGGTTTCTGGTTGGAGGGGCTATCACGCTGCTTGTCAGCGGGGTGCCATTTCGTATGCCGCAACAGTACTGGCGGTTTTCGGGCGTTTCAGATCTTTTGGGTATTGCTGGGGCCTCTATTGCCAGTTCCGTACTGTTTTCATGCGGGCTTGTGGCTGTGGGCTTTCCGCTACCCAGTCTGACCTTTCCCATTATTTATGCGCTGGTTCTGCTGGTGATGTTGGGCGGGCTGCGTGTTGGGTACCGCTTGGCGCACAGAATAGCCCTCCGCCGCGCCAATTTGCGGCGTGTGGTGTTGATAGGGGCAGATACGGTTGCTGATCTGTATTTGCGTGCGTTGGAGCGCAACCCGGAAGCCGGGATTCGTGTTGTCGGGCTTGTGGCTTTGGGCACGCATCAAGCAGGTCGGCGCATCCATAACGTGCCCATTCTTGGGCACGTAGAAGATATTGGAGCTATTTTAGACCGGCTGGCAAAAAACAACGTACTGCCCGAATCCTTGGTGGTGACAGATCCTTCTTTCCGTGGTCGTGCCCTGACAAATGTTCTGGATGCTGCGGCTGTGCATGGTATCTCGGTATTGCGCACGCCCGCTTTAACAGATCTTACCCCAGCAGAACGTGTGCAGTTGCGCCCCGTGCCGCTGGAAGATCTGCTCAACCGCCCGCAAGTGCCATTGGACCGCGAAGGTATGGAGCGGCTTGTGGGTAACCACACAGTTCTGGTTACGGGGGCCGGTGGCACCATTGGTTCAGAACTGGTGCGGCAGATTGCCCTGTTAGGCCCTGAACGCCTTATCCTGCTCGACCATGGTGAGTTTGAACTGTGGCAGATAGATGTAGAATTGGCAGATTGTGCCCCCCATGTGCCGCGTGAAGTGGTTGTAGCCGATGTGCGAGATGAAGCCCGGCTAGATGAGGTAATGGCCCGTTTCCGCCCAGAACTGGTGTTTCATGCTGCCGCCCTGAAGCATGTACCAATTGTAGAGGCAAACCCGGCAGAAGGGTTGCTAACCAATGTGCATGGTACACGCGTTGTGGCGGATACAGCATCCCGCCATGGGGCGCAGGCCATGGTGGTGATTTCAACAGACAAGGCGGTAAATCCGTCCAGCCTGATGGGGGCATCCAAGCGCGCGGCAGAAATGTACTGTCAGGCGCTGGATGTACGTGCCCGTGCATCGGGTAAGTCTGATGCCATGCGGTGTGTTACCGTGCGCTTTGGCAATGTGCTGGGGTCTACCGGTTCTGTGGTTCCTCTGTTCCGTCGGCAGCTAGAACGCGGTGGCCCGCTTACAGTCACACACCCGGAAATGCGCCGGTATTTTATGACAGTGCCAGAAGCTGTGGGGTTAGTGCTGCAAGCCAGCGTGCGCGGCATGCGCCATACCGATGGTTCTGGCACAGATGACCTGCTGCGGCATGGTGGTATTTTTGTGCTGGATATGGGCGAACCCGTCCGTATTGTAGATCTGGCCCGGCAGATGATCCATATGGCCGGTTTGCGTCCTGATGAAGATGTAACCATCCGTTTCACGGGTCTGCGGCCCGGTGAAAAACTGTATGAAGAACTGTTTCACGGTCGGGAAGCCCCGGTGCCAACCGATGAACCCGGCTTACTGATGGCCACACCTCGGTTGGTGGATCTGGAGCAGATACGCCAGGCGGTGGATCAGATTACGGCCTATGCGCGAGAAGGTGATGTGCAGGCTGCTTTGCGTATTCTGGCATTGCTGGTGCCGGAATTCGATCATAACCCAGCGGGAGAGGTGCGTGCCCTGGCGCCGGAATCTGCGGCGTCTGGTGCTATGGCTGCGGGTGTTGTACACAGCGGACAGGCGCAGGCCGATGGCAATGAGCAGGTGGCATTATGA
- a CDS encoding DegT/DnrJ/EryC1/StrS family aminotransferase, whose product MNSSQNRPIAFLDLAAQQKRLEPALRQRLEAVLAHCRFVMGPEVQELEQRLAQWCGAQECVGVSSGTDALQIVMMGEQIGRGDAVFLPAFTYTATAEVPLVLGATPVFVDVDPNTFQIDPEHLRSRIRAVREAGKLKPRAIVGVDLFGQPAPWADLRTIAQEEDLFLLADCAQSFGAKLNGAPLGREATATTLSFFPSKPLGGYGDGGAILTDDPERAALYRSLRTHGEGTTRYEVLRTGMNGRLDTLQAAVLLAKLDDFARELTRREEIACQYDAGLKDVVQVPARVPDSQSAWAIYSVLLKNSAEREQMQARLKEQGVPSAIYYPLPLHKQPAYRDHHDGTALPVSEDLAQRILALPIHPELTDEEVARVIAAVRG is encoded by the coding sequence ATGAACAGTTCACAAAACAGGCCTATCGCTTTTCTTGATCTCGCAGCCCAGCAAAAACGGCTGGAGCCCGCATTGCGGCAGCGGCTGGAGGCTGTTCTGGCGCATTGTCGCTTTGTAATGGGGCCAGAAGTTCAGGAACTGGAACAGCGTTTGGCCCAGTGGTGCGGTGCGCAGGAATGCGTGGGTGTTTCCTCCGGCACAGATGCCTTGCAGATTGTGATGATGGGGGAGCAGATTGGCCGGGGTGATGCTGTGTTCCTGCCAGCGTTTACCTATACCGCCACGGCAGAAGTGCCTTTGGTTTTGGGTGCCACGCCCGTTTTTGTAGATGTTGACCCAAACACTTTCCAGATTGACCCAGAGCATCTGCGCAGCCGTATTCGTGCTGTGCGAGAAGCAGGTAAATTGAAGCCCCGCGCCATTGTTGGGGTGGATCTGTTCGGCCAGCCTGCACCGTGGGCAGATTTGCGCACCATTGCGCAGGAAGAAGATCTTTTTCTGTTGGCAGATTGCGCACAATCCTTTGGGGCAAAGCTGAATGGTGCGCCTTTGGGGCGGGAAGCCACAGCAACAACGCTTTCCTTCTTTCCGTCCAAGCCTTTGGGTGGGTACGGAGATGGCGGCGCCATTCTCACGGATGACCCGGAACGCGCTGCTCTTTATCGTTCCCTGCGTACGCATGGCGAAGGCACAACCCGGTATGAGGTTTTGCGCACCGGTATGAATGGGCGGTTGGATACCCTGCAAGCCGCTGTGTTGCTGGCCAAGCTGGATGATTTTGCACGAGAACTGACGCGGCGTGAGGAAATTGCCTGCCAGTACGATGCAGGTCTGAAAGATGTGGTGCAGGTGCCTGCACGTGTGCCAGACAGCCAGAGCGCGTGGGCCATTTATTCCGTATTGCTGAAAAACAGTGCCGAGCGTGAGCAGATGCAGGCCCGCCTGAAAGAGCAAGGTGTGCCTTCAGCCATTTACTATCCGCTGCCGCTGCATAAACAGCCAGCCTACCGTGATCATCATGATGGTACGGCGCTGCCTGTTTCTGAAGATCTGGCACAGCGGATTTTGGCGCTGCCAATCCACCCGGAACTGACTGATGAAGAAGTAGCCCGCGTTATTGCAGCGGTGCGCGGGTAA
- a CDS encoding dihydroorotase: MAPSAPFIGDQRGPFDLALKGGSVVLPDGTVETTVYVKDGTITAIGGQADAARTIDCTGLTILPGVIDTQVHFREPGAEENENLESGSRAAVLGGVTGVFEMPNTKPTTSTPEAVADKLARAKGRMWCEHAFYVGATVDNADQCGELETLPGTAGIKVFMGSSTGSLLVSEDSMLERVLKSGQRRVAIHAEDETRLKERMAERIEGDPSSHPVWRDDETALRATTRVLHLARKTGRRVHVLHITTPAELALIAQHRDVASCELTPQHLTLAGEEAYPRLGTFAQMNPPIRSGAHRDGLWHWVSQGLPDVIGSDHAPHSKEAKARTYPASPSGMPGVQTLLPLMLNHVAHHRLTLRRLVDLTSAGPQRLFGLVRKGRIAVGYDADFTIVDLKAQWTIKEEWLASRCGWSPFTGNTITGRPVGTIIRGHQVMWEGTLADKAIGEPFRFDATDRPAG, translated from the coding sequence ATGGCACCTTCTGCCCCTTTTATTGGCGACCAGCGCGGCCCTTTTGATCTGGCATTAAAAGGTGGTTCCGTTGTGCTGCCTGATGGCACAGTGGAAACCACTGTTTATGTGAAAGACGGCACCATTACCGCCATTGGCGGGCAGGCTGATGCCGCCCGCACCATAGACTGCACGGGCCTGACCATTCTGCCGGGCGTTATAGATACGCAGGTTCATTTCCGTGAACCGGGTGCAGAGGAAAACGAAAACCTCGAATCCGGTAGTCGTGCTGCTGTGCTGGGCGGGGTAACGGGCGTGTTTGAAATGCCCAACACCAAACCCACCACCTCTACGCCAGAAGCAGTGGCAGACAAGCTGGCACGCGCAAAAGGCCGCATGTGGTGCGAACACGCCTTTTACGTGGGCGCTACGGTTGATAACGCCGACCAATGCGGTGAACTGGAAACACTACCGGGCACTGCTGGCATCAAGGTGTTTATGGGCTCTTCCACCGGCAGTCTGCTGGTTTCGGAAGACAGTATGCTGGAACGCGTGCTGAAATCTGGTCAGCGCCGCGTGGCTATTCATGCCGAAGATGAAACTCGGCTAAAAGAACGCATGGCGGAACGGATTGAAGGAGATCCTTCATCCCACCCCGTTTGGCGGGATGATGAAACAGCCCTGCGTGCCACCACACGTGTGCTGCATCTGGCCCGCAAAACCGGGCGGCGCGTGCATGTGCTGCACATCACCACCCCTGCTGAACTGGCCCTCATTGCCCAGCACCGCGATGTGGCAAGCTGTGAACTTACCCCCCAGCATCTGACACTGGCGGGGGAAGAAGCCTATCCCCGCCTCGGCACCTTTGCGCAGATGAATCCGCCAATCCGTTCTGGTGCACATCGTGATGGCCTGTGGCATTGGGTATCCCAAGGCTTGCCAGATGTGATTGGGTCTGACCACGCACCCCATAGCAAGGAAGCCAAAGCCCGCACCTATCCGGCCTCTCCCTCTGGTATGCCGGGCGTGCAAACGCTTCTGCCCCTTATGCTCAACCATGTTGCGCACCATCGGCTCACACTGCGCCGCTTGGTGGATTTAACATCCGCTGGCCCACAGCGTCTGTTTGGCTTGGTGCGTAAAGGCCGCATTGCCGTTGGGTATGATGCAGACTTCACGATTGTGGATCTGAAAGCCCAGTGGACGATCAAGGAAGAATGGTTGGCCTCACGCTGCGGGTGGTCTCCTTTTACAGGGAACACCATTACTGGCCGCCCTGTTGGCACCATTATCCGCGGTCATCAGGTGATGTGGGAAGGCACATTGGCAGACAAAGCCATTGGCGAGCCTTTCCGTTTTGATGCCACAGACAGGCCTGCAGGCTAA
- the gorA gene encoding glutathione-disulfide reductase gives MSYDFDLLVIGAGSGGVRCARIAASHGARVAIAESRHWGGTCVNLGCVPKKLMVQASEYGDMVDDSHGFGWTSTRGTHDWGKLMAAKDREITRLNGIYVSMLEKAGITLLTGHARFVDGHTVRIEPSPLAPDEAPRTITAERIVIATGSTPVKPDIPGAELAITSDEAFHLPQRPERVVIIGSGYIGLEFAGIFAGLGSKVDLVYRRDLPLRGFDEEMRSAMAEAIDARGITQHRHACSTAIAKEGADLVVTLDNGQRLHTDCVFMATGRRPKIDALGLENTAITTADNGRIKVDMNSETAQPGVYAIGDVTDRINLTPVAIAEGHNLADRLFGKGPARQWCYATTPKAVFFSPPLATVGLTEEEAARNGVVDIYFTRFTPMRHTLTGRTRKTVMKLVVDQKSQKVVGVHILGDDAPEMLQGVAIAVTAELTKADFDRTIGIHPTSAEELVTMRTRTRETPKAEG, from the coding sequence ATGAGCTATGATTTTGATCTTCTGGTTATTGGGGCGGGTTCCGGCGGCGTACGGTGCGCGCGCATTGCGGCCAGCCACGGTGCGCGCGTTGCCATTGCAGAAAGCCGACACTGGGGCGGTACCTGTGTGAATTTGGGCTGTGTGCCCAAAAAGCTTATGGTACAGGCCAGTGAATACGGTGATATGGTAGATGACAGCCACGGATTTGGCTGGACTTCTACCCGCGGCACGCATGACTGGGGCAAGCTGATGGCCGCCAAGGATCGGGAAATTACCCGCCTGAACGGCATTTATGTCTCCATGCTGGAAAAAGCCGGTATTACGCTTCTTACCGGCCATGCCCGATTTGTAGATGGGCACACTGTCCGCATTGAACCTTCCCCCCTTGCGCCGGATGAAGCCCCCCGCACCATTACGGCAGAACGCATTGTTATTGCCACCGGTTCCACACCCGTAAAACCTGATATCCCCGGCGCAGAACTGGCCATTACATCAGATGAGGCCTTTCACCTGCCGCAACGGCCAGAACGGGTGGTTATTATTGGCAGCGGGTATATCGGGCTGGAATTTGCCGGTATCTTTGCAGGCTTGGGTTCCAAGGTAGATCTGGTCTACCGGCGTGATTTGCCCTTACGCGGTTTTGATGAAGAAATGCGCAGCGCCATGGCAGAAGCCATTGATGCACGCGGCATTACCCAGCACCGCCACGCCTGTTCCACCGCCATTGCCAAAGAGGGCGCAGACCTTGTGGTAACGCTGGATAATGGCCAGCGCCTGCACACAGATTGCGTATTTATGGCAACAGGCCGACGCCCTAAAATTGATGCGTTGGGGCTGGAAAACACAGCCATTACCACCGCAGATAATGGGCGCATCAAGGTGGATATGAATAGTGAGACAGCCCAGCCGGGCGTTTACGCCATTGGGGATGTTACTGACCGTATCAACCTTACCCCTGTTGCCATTGCAGAAGGCCATAATCTGGCTGACCGCCTGTTTGGCAAAGGGCCTGCCCGCCAATGGTGCTATGCCACAACCCCCAAGGCTGTTTTCTTCTCCCCTCCGCTGGCAACCGTTGGGCTGACAGAGGAAGAAGCCGCCCGCAATGGCGTGGTAGACATTTATTTCACACGCTTTACCCCCATGCGGCACACTCTGACCGGCCGCACACGTAAAACAGTGATGAAGCTGGTTGTTGACCAAAAAAGCCAGAAGGTTGTGGGCGTGCATATTCTGGGGGATGACGCACCAGAAATGCTTCAGGGTGTTGCCATTGCTGTAACGGCTGAACTGACAAAAGCAGATTTTGACCGCACAATCGGTATTCACCCCACATCGGCTGAAGAGCTGGTGACCATGCGTACCCGCACGCGGGAAACCCCAAAAGCTGAAGGATAA
- a CDS encoding ferredoxin--NADP reductase, translated as MSETMLENDILPRMSASEVPSGLLPVDGQEGVWHLAPPTKEYGHLYPAKVLTVHHWTDRLFSFTTTRDPGLRFENGQFAMIGIEVDGKPLLRAYSIASPNYADEMEFLSIAVPNGPLTSRLRHVKVGDTVLIGRKPTGTLLLDNLRPGRNLYFLSTGTGLAPFMSLIKDPECYERYDHVILTHTVRLSGELAYSNHIRHELPEHEFLGEEIKEKLLYYPAVTREDFAVTERITKLIESGKIFKDLNIPELDPEHDRVMICGSPEMLADTEALLRARGFDEGNMSTPGAYVVEKAFAER; from the coding sequence ATGTCTGAAACCATGCTTGAAAACGACATCCTGCCACGGATGTCTGCCTCTGAAGTGCCCAGCGGCCTGCTGCCTGTTGATGGACAGGAAGGCGTGTGGCATCTGGCCCCGCCTACAAAAGAATACGGGCACCTTTACCCTGCCAAGGTTCTGACCGTTCATCACTGGACGGACCGCCTGTTCAGCTTCACCACCACCCGTGACCCCGGCCTGCGCTTTGAAAACGGCCAGTTTGCCATGATCGGGATTGAAGTAGACGGCAAGCCCCTGCTGCGTGCCTATTCCATTGCATCCCCCAACTATGCGGATGAAATGGAATTTCTTTCCATTGCTGTGCCCAACGGCCCGCTCACATCCCGCCTGCGCCACGTAAAAGTGGGTGATACGGTGCTGATCGGCCGCAAACCAACCGGCACGCTGTTGCTGGATAACCTGCGCCCCGGCCGTAACCTGTATTTCCTGTCCACCGGCACAGGGCTGGCCCCGTTCATGAGCCTGATCAAGGATCCGGAATGCTACGAACGGTATGACCACGTTATTCTGACACACACTGTGCGTCTGTCTGGCGAACTGGCATATTCCAACCATATCCGCCACGAACTGCCGGAACACGAGTTCCTTGGTGAAGAAATCAAGGAAAAGCTGCTGTATTACCCAGCCGTTACGCGTGAAGACTTTGCCGTAACAGAACGCATCACCAAGCTGATTGAATCGGGCAAGATCTTCAAGGATCTGAACATTCCTGAGCTTGATCCCGAACATGATCGCGTCATGATCTGCGGTTCTCCGGAAATGCTGGCTGATACGGAAGCCCTGCTGCGTGCGCGTGGGTTTGATGAAGGCAACATGTCCACCCCGGGCGCATACGTGGTGGAAAAAGCGTTTGCCGAACGATAA
- a CDS encoding helicase-related protein, with protein MTSDSSASPARQALACAVARTTIAPEAKEEHEVLRRLARNLEPGAHEVPDETYLQVLCQVRRKRWISRLLDKTRRSGRIWISREEIEEAVSGITDPQAGDQELERALAPVAESRLRGYAATPRAVFETVQADLVDTGRVLSPDQTDLLLMAIAVAFGLPEGDPFLETARREEARRQQTASKIEQTARQKRDKEEAQLREWEESLVPFAEVPRLLRCSQREALRWIAENRLPVARKVRESGGREKWEFDPAALVALRGKLGEWRKDNGRGAEFGGPKTAPDMGRKVANSVIARVAALDRYAAHFRTARALNRQITLVTGPTNSGKSYTALNALAQAESGLALAPLRLLAHEFREALASRGVEASLSTGEERIVVPSSKHLAATVEMCPFYSPVDVAVIDEAQMLFDTDRGAAWTAAIMGAPARHLYVLGAPDCIPMVRRIAELCGDPLDEISLERKSPLRAASHPVRLADLGAGDALIAFSRREVLDLRAALLQHGKRVAVVYGALSPEVRRAEAQRFNDGEADILVATDAIGMGLNLSIKRVVFAALKKYDGRQTRDLTVQEVKQIGGRAGRFGKHETGVVAVLAGAGSPTFIRRQLEADPEQPDDLRPYVQPDADIVKAVAAEIGSQSLYGVLSRIHRAVLRKDDPNYRLSDMEQAFAIASALEGVEGLDLTTRWSYAMCPVDDRDNGIRRLVGWAADHAAGRRVLPPGTGRLPPSERAGREELERAEKRHKRLVAWRWLALRFPEIYPDQEEAEDTTRRLNDWIESVLRQQSRTRRSTRF; from the coding sequence ATGACGTCAGACAGCTCTGCTTCTCCAGCCCGTCAGGCTCTTGCCTGCGCTGTAGCCCGCACCACTATTGCCCCAGAGGCCAAGGAAGAACACGAAGTTCTCCGCCGCCTTGCCCGTAATCTTGAGCCCGGCGCCCATGAGGTGCCGGATGAAACCTACCTTCAGGTTTTGTGCCAGGTGCGGCGCAAGCGCTGGATTTCCCGCCTGCTGGATAAAACACGCCGCAGCGGGCGTATCTGGATCAGCCGGGAAGAAATAGAAGAAGCTGTTTCCGGTATTACAGACCCGCAGGCTGGTGATCAGGAGCTAGAGCGCGCGCTAGCACCTGTGGCCGAGTCTCGCCTGCGTGGATATGCTGCAACGCCTCGGGCTGTGTTTGAAACAGTGCAGGCTGATCTGGTGGATACAGGGCGTGTGCTTTCCCCCGATCAGACAGATCTGCTGCTTATGGCTATTGCCGTAGCGTTTGGTTTGCCAGAGGGAGATCCGTTTCTTGAAACGGCCCGGCGGGAGGAAGCCCGCAGGCAGCAGACCGCCAGCAAAATAGAACAGACAGCCCGCCAGAAGCGCGACAAGGAAGAAGCGCAACTGCGGGAATGGGAAGAAAGTCTTGTTCCGTTTGCAGAAGTACCGCGCCTGCTGCGTTGCTCCCAACGTGAGGCTTTGCGCTGGATTGCAGAGAATCGTCTGCCAGTTGCCAGAAAGGTGCGCGAATCCGGCGGCCGTGAGAAGTGGGAGTTTGACCCCGCCGCATTGGTGGCTTTGCGTGGCAAGCTGGGTGAATGGCGGAAAGATAATGGCCGCGGGGCAGAATTTGGCGGCCCTAAAACGGCACCGGATATGGGCCGCAAGGTTGCCAATTCCGTTATTGCCCGTGTGGCTGCGCTCGACCGATATGCCGCGCATTTTCGTACTGCCCGCGCGCTTAACAGACAGATTACCCTTGTTACGGGGCCAACCAATAGCGGCAAATCCTATACGGCCCTGAATGCACTGGCGCAGGCTGAAAGCGGCTTGGCTCTGGCTCCGTTGCGGTTGCTGGCGCATGAATTTCGTGAAGCACTGGCTTCCAGAGGCGTTGAGGCCTCTCTTTCTACGGGTGAAGAGCGGATTGTGGTGCCGAGCAGCAAGCATCTGGCTGCAACGGTGGAAATGTGCCCGTTTTACAGCCCTGTAGATGTGGCTGTTATTGATGAAGCCCAGATGCTGTTTGATACAGACCGTGGTGCCGCGTGGACAGCCGCCATTATGGGTGCACCTGCACGCCACTTATATGTATTGGGCGCGCCAGATTGTATTCCCATGGTGCGGCGTATTGCTGAATTGTGCGGAGATCCACTGGATGAAATTTCTCTGGAACGCAAAAGCCCGCTGCGCGCAGCATCGCACCCTGTGCGGCTTGCGGATCTGGGGGCAGGGGATGCGTTGATTGCGTTTTCCCGCCGGGAGGTTCTGGATTTACGCGCAGCCCTGCTTCAGCACGGCAAGCGTGTGGCCGTGGTGTATGGGGCGTTAAGCCCGGAGGTGCGGCGTGCAGAAGCCCAGCGTTTTAATGATGGAGAAGCCGATATTCTGGTGGCCACAGATGCCATTGGCATGGGGCTTAATCTTTCCATCAAGCGCGTGGTGTTTGCGGCCCTGAAAAAATATGATGGCCGCCAGACGCGGGATCTGACCGTGCAGGAAGTAAAGCAGATTGGCGGGCGTGCAGGCCGTTTTGGCAAGCACGAAACCGGCGTTGTTGCCGTTCTTGCTGGTGCAGGCAGCCCAACCTTTATTCGTCGGCAGTTGGAAGCAGACCCCGAACAGCCTGATGATTTGCGGCCATACGTGCAGCCTGATGCCGATATCGTAAAAGCTGTGGCAGCAGAAATTGGCTCTCAAAGTCTGTACGGTGTTCTTTCACGTATTCATCGTGCCGTGCTGCGTAAGGATGATCCGAATTATCGGTTGTCAGATATGGAGCAGGCTTTTGCCATTGCTTCTGCCTTGGAAGGGGTGGAAGGGCTGGATCTGACAACGCGCTGGTCTTACGCCATGTGCCCGGTGGATGACCGAGATAATGGAATCCGCCGTCTGGTAGGTTGGGCCGCAGACCATGCCGCAGGGCGGCGCGTGCTTCCGCCGGGAACGGGCCGTTTGCCTCCAAGTGAGCGGGCAGGGCGTGAAGAACTGGAACGTGCTGAAAAACGGCACAAGCGTTTGGTAGCATGGCGGTGGCTGGCGCTACGCTTTCCTGAAATTTACCCAGATCAGGAAGAAGCGGAAGACACAACACGCAGGCTGAATGACTGGATTGAAAGCGTATTACGGCAGCAGAGCCGTACACGCCGTTCGACTCGCTTCTGA
- a CDS encoding SDR family oxidoreductase — MTGRRAWRVNHSQPDLKGQVALVTGGNSGLGFQVALGLAHRGARLLLPVRHAERGREAISRIKAECPTAQIIPLPLDLSSLQSVAECAAAATKYTDRLHLLVNNAGVMAPTRRKETKNGFELQFGVNHLGHFALTAHLRHLLENAPGGGVVVSVASLAACKGHIQFDDLQSRYRYSPFGAYQQSKLANLLFAMELARRAGEQGWNVHARAAHPGWASTSIIANGQAASLPAPLGRIEQFLGGMILRVMGQSAAHGAEPILYAALSPTARDGDYYGPQGHHERRGPPGPAHIPPTARKGSTAARLWDVSERLTGTSW; from the coding sequence ATGACAGGGCGCAGAGCATGGCGCGTTAACCACAGCCAACCTGATCTGAAAGGGCAGGTTGCCCTTGTAACCGGTGGCAATAGCGGGCTGGGTTTTCAGGTTGCTTTAGGGCTTGCCCACCGGGGGGCACGTTTATTGCTGCCCGTAAGACACGCAGAGCGTGGGCGTGAAGCCATATCCCGCATCAAAGCAGAATGCCCAACGGCACAGATTATTCCTTTACCGCTGGATCTTTCTTCGCTCCAGTCTGTCGCGGAATGTGCTGCGGCTGCCACAAAATACACAGACCGGCTGCATCTGCTGGTGAACAACGCGGGCGTTATGGCCCCGACACGCCGCAAGGAAACCAAAAACGGCTTTGAGCTTCAGTTCGGCGTGAATCATCTGGGGCATTTTGCCCTGACAGCCCATTTGCGACATTTGCTGGAAAACGCTCCGGGCGGTGGGGTTGTTGTGAGTGTGGCCAGTTTGGCAGCCTGCAAGGGCCATATTCAGTTTGATGATCTGCAATCCCGCTATCGCTACAGCCCTTTTGGGGCATATCAGCAAAGCAAGCTCGCCAACCTGCTTTTTGCTATGGAATTGGCGCGCCGGGCGGGTGAACAGGGATGGAATGTGCACGCACGCGCAGCACATCCCGGTTGGGCCAGCACATCCATTATTGCCAATGGGCAGGCGGCTAGTCTGCCCGCGCCCCTTGGTCGTATTGAGCAATTTCTAGGCGGCATGATTCTACGCGTTATGGGGCAATCCGCCGCGCATGGGGCTGAGCCCATTTTATACGCTGCACTGTCCCCCACCGCCCGAGATGGGGATTATTACGGCCCGCAAGGGCATCATGAACGCCGCGGACCACCCGGACCAGCCCATATTCCTCCTACGGCGCGCAAAGGCAGCACTGCCGCACGCCTATGGGATGTTTCTGAAAGACTGACCGGCACAAGCTGGTAA
- a CDS encoding DedA family protein produces MHNFFSVDYLSSLFAQYGYGVVGVVVMLESMGFPLPAESLLITGALFCATTHKLHIEGVALAGVLGAIMGDNFGYLIGHLVGLRMLQKYGPKIGLTSQRLLLGRYVFLKHGGPVVFFGRFIAVLRMFVALLAGANHMPWHTFLFHNALGGIFWAGGYTLIAYLLGNEILRLSGPLAIAFGAVACIVIGSLFIFIKRNEKRLTEEAMKAAEQDERLKVLPS; encoded by the coding sequence TTGCACAATTTCTTTTCAGTAGATTACCTGAGCAGCCTTTTCGCCCAATACGGTTATGGGGTGGTAGGGGTTGTGGTAATGCTAGAAAGCATGGGCTTTCCGCTGCCTGCAGAAAGCCTGCTTATTACCGGAGCGCTGTTTTGTGCCACAACGCACAAGCTGCACATTGAGGGCGTAGCGCTGGCCGGTGTGCTGGGTGCCATTATGGGCGACAATTTCGGCTATCTGATTGGCCATCTTGTTGGACTGCGGATGTTGCAGAAATATGGCCCCAAAATTGGCCTGACATCTCAGCGCCTTTTGTTAGGACGCTATGTTTTTCTCAAACACGGTGGCCCGGTTGTATTTTTTGGACGGTTTATTGCCGTACTGCGTATGTTTGTAGCCTTGCTGGCCGGAGCGAACCATATGCCGTGGCATACGTTTTTATTCCATAACGCGCTTGGCGGCATATTCTGGGCCGGTGGTTACACGCTTATTGCCTATCTGCTGGGGAACGAGATCCTTCGGCTTTCCGGGCCACTTGCTATCGCCTTTGGGGCAGTGGCCTGTATTGTCATCGGGTCTTTGTTCATATTCATCAAGCGCAATGAAAAACGTCTGACGGAGGAAGCCATGAAAGCAGCCGAGCAGGATGAACGCTTGAAAGTTCTTCCCTCATGA